The following proteins are encoded in a genomic region of Rattus rattus isolate New Zealand chromosome 2, Rrattus_CSIRO_v1, whole genome shotgun sequence:
- the Usp35 gene encoding ubiquitin carboxyl-terminal hydrolase 35: MDKILEAVVTSSYPASVKQGLVRRVLEAARQPLEREQCLALLALGARLYVGGTDELPRRVGCQLLHVAGRHHPDVFAEFFSARRVLRLLQGGAGPPGARALACVQLGLQLLPDGPAADEVFALLRREVLRTVCERPGPAACAQVARLLARHPRCVPDGAHRLLFCQQLVRCLGRFRCPAEGEEGAVEFLEQAQQVSGLLAQLWRAQPAAILPCLKELFAVISCTEEEPPSSALASVVQHLPLELMDGVVRNLSNDDSVTDSQMLTAISRMINWVSWPLGKNIDKWIIALLKGLAAVKKFSILIEVSLAKIEKVFSKLLYPIVRGGALCVLKYMLLTFQHSHEAFHLLLPHIPPMVAALVKEDSNSGTSCLEQLAELVHCMVFRFPGFPDLYEPVMEAIKDLHIPNEDRIKQLLGQDAWTSQKSELAGFYPRLMAKSDTGKIGLINLGNTCYVNSVLQALFMASDFRHCVLRLTENNSQPLMTKLQWLFAFLEHSQRPPISPENFLSASWTPWFSPGTQQDCSEYLKYLLDRLHEEEKTGTRICQKLKQSSLPSPQEELPSSNATSVERMFGGKIVTRICCLHCLNVSSREEAFTDLSLAFPPPERSRHRRLGSVMLPTGDVRAQELTLTPRAPGAQRQRKHCVTGDAPRTGLDIEGVDTIGNGGQSGQEKVEREQAGKEKEVAEDREEEGPREEEKEEGEEKDKEKEKKEDEKEKEAEDGKEKEGDSLGPGTRKDAATPPREQACGPEGSRSVLDLVNYFLSPERLTAENRYYCESCASLQDAEKVVELSQGPCYLILTLLRFSFDLRTMRRRKILDDVTIPLLLRLPLAGGQGQAYDLCSVVVHSGVSSESGHYYCYAREGAARPAPVLGSTERPEPENQWYLFNDTRVSFSSFESVSNVTSFFPKDTAYVLFYRQRPQEAPEAEPGSPRVRAEPTLHKDLMEAISKDNVLYLQEQEKEARSRAAYISTLPAPPHWSRGFDEDKDEDEGSPGGCNPAGGNGDFHRLVF, encoded by the exons ATGGACAAGATCCTGGAGGCCGTGGTGACTTCGTCCTACCCTGCGAGTGTGAAGCAAGGGCTGGTGCGGCGCGTGCTGGAGGCTGCACGGCAGCCCTTGGAGCGGGAGCAGTGCCTGGCGCTGCTGGCCCTGGGCGCGCGCCTCTACGTGGGTGGCACGGACGAGCTGCCGCGCCGCGTGGGCTGCCAGCTGCTGCACGTGGCGGGCCGCCACCATCCCGACGTCTTCGCCGAGTTCTTCAGCGCGCGCCGCGTTTTGCGCCTGCTGCAGGGTGGTGCGGGGCCCCCAGGTGCGCGCGCGCTGGCCTGCGTGCAGCTAGGACTGCAGCTGCTGCCCGACGGGCCCGCGGCCGACGAGGTGTTCGCGCTGCTGCGGCGCGAGGTGCTGCGCACCGTGTGCGAGCGCCCGGGCCCCGCCGCCTGCGCGCAGGTCGCCCGGCTGCTGGCGCGCCACCCGCGCTGCGTACCCGACGGCGCGCACCGCCTGCTCTTCTGCCAGCAGCTGGTGCGCTGCCTAGGCCGCTTCCGCTGCCCAGCCGAGGGCGAAGAGGGCGCGGTGGAGTTCCTGGAGCAGGCCCAGCAGGTGAGCGGGCTCCTGGCGCAGCTCTGGCGCGCGCAGCCCGCAGCCATCCTGCCCTGCCTCAAGGAGCTGTTCGCGGTCATCTCCTGCACAG AGGAGGAGCCACCGTCCAGCGCCTTGGCCAGTGTGGTCCAGCACCTCCCATTGGAGCTCATGGATGGTGTGGTCCGGAACCTTAGCAATGACGACAGCGTGACAGACTCCCAGATGCTGACTGCCATTAGCAG GATGATCAACTGGGTGTCCTGGCCCCTGGGGAAGAACATTGACAAGTGGATCATTGCCCTGCTGAAGGGCCTGGCTGCCGTTAAGAAGTTCAGCATCTTGATCGAGGTTTCGCTCGCCAAAATTGAGAAG GTCTTCTCTAAGCTGCTGTACCCCATCGTGCGGGGAGGTGCCCTCTGTGTCCTCAAGTACATGCTGCTGACCTTCCAGCATTCCCACGAGGCTTTCCACCTG CTTCTCCCTCACATTCCTCCCATGGTGGCCGCTCTGGTTAAGGAGGACTCAAACTCTGGGACCAGCTGCCTGGAGCAGCTGGCAGAGCTGGTGCACTGCATGGTGTTTCGGTTCCCAGGCTTCCCAGACCTGTATGAACCTGTCATGGAAGCCATCAAG GACCTCCACATTCCCAATGAGGACCGAATCAAGCAGCTGCTGGGGCAGGATGCCTGGACCTCACAGAAGAGTGAACTGGCTGGCTTCTATCCCCGGCTCATGGCCAAGTCAGACACGGGCAAGATTGGTTTGATCAACTTGGGCAACACATGCTACGTGAACAGTGTCCTTCAGGCCTTATTCATGGCCTCTGA CTTTCGACACTGTGTGCTGCGCTTGACTGAGAACAACTCCCAGCCCTTGATGACCAAGCTGCAATGGCTCTTTGCCTTCCTGGAGCACAGTCAG AGGCCTCCCATCTCTCCTGAGAACTTCCTCTCTGCATCCTGGACACCCTGGTTCAGCCCTGGCACGCAGCAGGACTGTTCAGAATATCTGAAGTACCTGCTGGATCG GCttcatgaagaagagaaaactggGACAAGGATCTGCCAGAAGCTCAAGCAGTCCAGCTTGCCATCCCCACAGGAAGAGCTCCCCAGCTCCAATGCAACATCTGTGGAGAGAATGTTTGGAGGCAAGATTGTGACGCGGATATGCTGTCTCCACTGCCTCAATGTTTCCTCAAGGGAGGAGGCCTTCACAGACCTCTCTTTGGCATTCCCTCCTCCCGAGAGAAGTCGCCACCGCCGCCTTGGCTCTGTGATGCTCCCCACGGGGGATGTTCGAGCCCAGGAGTTGACGCTGACTCCCAGAGCCCCAGGGgcgcagaggcagaggaagcactGCGTCACAGGGGACGCTCCTCGCACTGGGCTGGACATTGAAGGTGTGGACACCATAGGCAATGGCGGACAGAGTGGGCAGGAGAAGGTAGAGAGGGAACAggctgggaaggagaaggaggtggcagaggacagggaagaggaaggaccaagggaagaggagaaagaagaaggggaagagaaagacaaagagaaagagaagaaggaagatgaaaaggagaaggaagccgAGGACggcaaggagaaggaaggggacagCTTGGGACCAGGGACCCGCAAGGATGCTGCCACTCCACCCAGGGAGCAGGCATGTGGCCCTGAGGGCTCCCGCTCTGTACTGGACTTGGTCAActacttcctgtctcctgagaggctgacaGCTGAGAACCGCTACTACTGTGAGTCCTGTGCCTCCCTGCAGGATGCGGAGAAGGTGGTGGAGCTGAGTCAGGGTCCATGCTACCTCATCCTTACACTGCTGCGCTTCTCCTTTGACCTGCGTACCATGCGGCGGCGCAAGATCCTGGACGATGTCACCATCCCCCTTCTGCTGCGCCTGCCCCTGGCTGGGGGTCAGGGCCAGGCCTATGACCTCTGTAGTGTGGTCGTACACTCTGGAGTGTCCTCAGAGAGTGGCCACTATTACTGCTATGCTCGTGAGGGTGCTGCTCGGCCAGCTCCTGTCCTGGGATCCACAGAGAGGCCTGAGCCCGAGAACCAGTGGTACCTGTTTAATGATACCCGGGTGTCGTTCTCATCCTTTGAGTCTGTCAGCAATGTCACCTCCTTTTTCCCTAAGGACACTGCCTATGTGCTCTTCTACCGCCAGAGGCCCCAGGAGGCCCCTGAGGCTGAGCCTGGTTCTCCTAGAGTCCGAGCAGAGCCTACCCTCCACAAGGACCTGATGGAGGCCATTTCCAAAGACAATGTCCTCTACCTGCAG GAACAGGAGAAGGAGGCACGGAGCAGGGCAGCTTATATCTCTACACTCCCTGCCCCTCCACACTGGAGTAGAGGCTTCGATGAAGATAAAGATGAGGATGAAGGCTCGCCAGGGGGTTGCAACCCTGCAGGTGGCAATGGTGACTTCCACAGACTGGTCTTCTAA